Proteins from a genomic interval of Micromonospora sp. NBC_00389:
- a CDS encoding branched-chain amino acid aminotransferase yields the protein MSGGDKLDFEIRPNPAPVSAADRAALLVNPGFGRVFTDHMVTVRYADGKGWYDARVEARAPIPMDPASAVLHYAQEIFEGLKAYRTAVGGVTMFRPDANAARFATSAQRMAMPALPPEVFVDSLHKLIEVDRDWIPTGEDGSLYLRPFMYASEVFLGVRPANEYLYLVIASPVGAYFTGGVKPVTVWVSPDYTRAAPGGTGAAKCGGNYAASLAAQAEAIEAGCDQVVFLDAVERRFVDELGGMNVFFVYDDDTVVTPPLTGTILPGITRDAIITLAGAAGHRVEERPVTFADWQADAASGRLREVFACGTAAVITPIGGVRFPDGEFLIGGGEPGRVTMALRQQLVDIQRGKAADPQGWVHRVL from the coding sequence ATGAGCGGTGGTGACAAGCTCGACTTCGAGATCCGTCCGAATCCCGCGCCGGTATCCGCCGCCGACCGGGCCGCCCTGCTGGTCAATCCCGGGTTCGGCCGGGTCTTCACCGACCACATGGTCACCGTCCGGTACGCCGACGGCAAGGGCTGGTACGACGCCCGGGTGGAGGCGCGCGCGCCGATCCCGATGGACCCGGCCAGCGCGGTGCTGCACTACGCGCAGGAGATCTTCGAGGGGTTGAAGGCGTACCGGACCGCCGTCGGTGGCGTGACGATGTTCCGGCCGGACGCCAACGCCGCCCGGTTCGCCACCTCGGCGCAGCGGATGGCGATGCCGGCGCTACCGCCCGAGGTCTTCGTCGACTCGCTGCACAAGCTCATCGAAGTCGACCGGGACTGGATCCCGACCGGCGAGGACGGCAGCCTCTACCTGCGGCCGTTCATGTATGCCAGCGAGGTCTTCCTCGGCGTCCGCCCGGCCAACGAGTACCTCTACCTGGTGATCGCCTCGCCGGTCGGCGCGTATTTCACCGGCGGGGTCAAGCCGGTCACCGTCTGGGTCTCGCCGGACTACACCCGGGCCGCGCCCGGCGGCACCGGCGCGGCCAAGTGCGGCGGCAACTACGCCGCGTCACTCGCGGCCCAGGCGGAGGCCATCGAGGCCGGCTGCGACCAGGTGGTCTTCCTGGACGCGGTGGAGCGCCGGTTCGTCGACGAGCTGGGCGGCATGAACGTCTTCTTCGTCTACGACGACGACACCGTGGTCACCCCGCCGCTGACCGGCACGATCCTGCCGGGTATCACCCGGGACGCGATCATCACGCTGGCCGGCGCGGCCGGGCACCGGGTCGAGGAGCGGCCGGTCACGTTCGCCGACTGGCAGGCCGACGCGGCCAGCGGCCGGCTCCGCGAGGTCTTCGCCTGCGGCACCGCCGCGGTGATCACCCCGATCGGCGGGGTCCGCTTCCCGGACGGCGAGTTCCTGATCGGCGGCGGTGAGCCCGGCCGGGTCACCATGGCGCTGCGCCAGCAGCTGGTCGACATCCAGCGGGGCAAGGCTGCCGACCCGCAGGGCTGGGTGCACCGGGTCCTCTGA
- a CDS encoding tyrosine-protein phosphatase — MDAIDDNRHISLPATFNFRDVGGYAGHDDRTVRRGRLYRSDSLHRLDEQDQDAFAAIGIRTVIDLRRPQEVDRDGRVPAYPGLTYRHIHPEHADWAGQPHEEGASLARYLADRYADLAQTGTAGLAEAVGLIADSANAPVVVHCVAGKDRTGIVCALTLAVLGVDDADIVSDYALSAEASARYSAWLAATTSGRVDVPAPFLASPAEAMEIFLAELRAGHGSVEGYLRHAGVTEAQLAALRDHLLD; from the coding sequence GTGGACGCCATCGACGACAACCGACACATCTCGCTGCCCGCGACCTTCAACTTCCGCGACGTCGGTGGCTACGCCGGCCACGACGACCGGACCGTGCGCCGGGGCCGGCTCTACCGCTCCGACTCGCTGCACCGCCTCGACGAGCAGGACCAGGACGCGTTTGCCGCGATCGGCATCCGCACCGTCATCGACCTCCGCCGCCCCCAGGAGGTGGACCGGGACGGCCGGGTGCCGGCGTACCCGGGGCTGACCTACCGGCACATCCACCCGGAGCACGCGGACTGGGCCGGACAGCCGCACGAGGAGGGTGCCAGCCTGGCCCGCTACCTCGCGGACCGGTACGCCGACCTGGCGCAGACCGGCACCGCCGGCCTGGCCGAGGCGGTGGGGCTGATCGCGGACTCCGCCAACGCCCCGGTGGTGGTGCACTGCGTGGCGGGCAAGGACCGCACCGGCATCGTCTGCGCGCTGACCCTTGCCGTACTGGGCGTCGACGACGCCGACATCGTCTCGGACTACGCGCTGAGCGCGGAGGCGTCGGCCCGGTACAGCGCCTGGCTGGCTGCCACCACCAGCGGCAGGGTGGACGTGCCGGCACCGTTCCTGGCCTCGCCCGCCGAGGCGATGGAGATCTTCCTGGCCGAGCTGCGCGCGGGGCACGGCTCGGTCGAGGGGTACCTGCGCCACGCCGGGGTCACCGAGGCGCAGCTCGCCGCCCTCCGCGACCACCTGCTCGACTAG